The Pirellulales bacterium DNA segment AGCGCCACCATCAACTGGGGCGACGGCTCAAGTTCCACCGGCACCGTCGGCGACGGCGTGACGCCGGTGGACGCGAGTATGGCCGGCGGTTACTTCACTGTAGCGGGCAGCCACACTTACGCGGCCACCGGCAGCTACACCTTCACCGTCACCATCAGCGACACCGACGGCATCACCACCACCGCGAAGGGAACGATCGACCTTGGCCAAGCGCCGCTGTTGGCGGTGGGCGTGCCCGTCGTCGTCACCTCGGGGCTTTCGATCGACGGCGCGATCGTGGCGGCCTTCGCCGATGCCGGCGGCGGCGATGCGCTTACGAATTACAGCGCCACGATCGACTGGGGCGACGGCAGCTCGACCTCGGTCGGCAGCGTCACCGGGTCGGGCAACAGCTTCATCGTCACCGGCAGCCACACTTACGCGGCGGGCGGCGATTACGAGTTGAAGGTCGCCCTCGCCGACACGGACGGTTCGACCGCGAATGTCACGGCGCACGCCTTCCTCGACTCGCCGGTGGCCTCCGTCGTGGCCACCGCCTTCCAGGACGTGTTGCACCGCGCCGCCGACGACTCGGGGCTCAGCTATTGGACCCAGCAGATTGCCGGCGGCCTGCCGCCCAGCCAGTTCGCCAGCGACTTGACGCACAGCGCCGAGTTTTACGCCACGAACGTCATCGACCCGGCCTACCAGTCCTATCTGGGCCGCGGGGCCGACGCCGCCGGCGTCGCGTATTGGACGAGTCAAATGCAGCAAGGGTTGACCGACCAGGAGATCGAAGCCAATTTCATCGCGTCGCCCGAGTTCTACGCCCACGCCGGCGGGACCGATGCGGCCTGGGTCAACGCCATGTATCAGACGGTCTTGGGACGACCGGCGGACAGCGCGGGCCTGAACTACTGGACCAATCAATTGGCTGGCGGGGCCAGCCGTTCGAGCGTGGCCATGGGCTTCGCGGCCAGCCAGGAGCGCGAGGCGCAGACCATCCAGAACGATTACTTCACGTATCTCGGCCGCACGGCCAGTCCCGCGGAGGTGAATTATTGGGTCGCGCAGTTCGACCAAGGCTCGACGAACGAAGATATCGTCAGCGCGTTCATCGGGTCGAGCGAGTACTTCAAGGTACACTCGTAGGGCGGGACCAGCGAGCTGATTCCTATGACGCCACAAACTCCGCAAGCCGGCGATCAAGCGCGTCGCGGCCTGAGATGATGTCCAGTTCGATCGCCAACGCCCACAGCGGGCGGCAGCCGATCTGCGTTAACCGCAGCTTGACGAGGTCCTTGGCGGTGCAGACCACCGCCTCGACCGCGAGCGATTTGGTCCATTGCCCGAGGGCCTCGACGTCGTCGCGAGTGTAGGCGTGGTGGTCGGGGAACTCCTGCAGCGCCACGACGTTGGCGCCGACACTCGACAGCGTGTGGAGGAAACCGACGGCATTGCCGATGCCGCAGAACGCCGCGATGCGCTTCCCGGCAAGGCCTTCGAGCGGTTGTTCGTCGCCGCCCGCTCCAACGAACCGTCGCGGCCGATGTGTCAGTTCCAGCCAGGCGGCTTTGGGCGCATAGCGGCGCACCCGATGGGCAATCGTTTCGCGCTCGGCGGCATCGACGACGTCGGCACGCGACAGAGCGACGATATCGGCCCGCGCGAGGCCCGCAAGCGGCTCGCGCAAGGTGCCGCGCGGGAAAACATGATCGAAGCCGAACGGCTCCAGGGCGTCGATCAACACGATGTCGAGATCGCGGGCCAGGCGGCGGTGCTGAAAACCGTCGTCCAGCAAGATGAGTTGGCTCTCGAACTCTTCGATCGCCATTTTCGCCCCGGCCACGCGGTCGCGGTTTTGCACGTGCGGCACGTCGGGCAAACGCTGCTCCAGTTCCAGGGCCTCGTCGTTGGCCGCCCCCTGTTCGGCGCCGTAGCCGCGGCTGACGATGGCCACGCGCACGCCGCGCGCCCGATACCAGCGGGCAAGCCACTCGACCATCGGCGTCTTGCCCGTGCCGCCCAGGGTCACGTTGCCGACGCTGATCACGGGGACGCCCACGCGTTCGATAGGCAATCGTCCGCGGTTAAAGCGGTAGTTTCGCCAGCGCATCGCGGCGGCATAGCCGAATTCGGCTCCCCGCAGCACCATCCGCGCGGCGGCGGCTCCGATACCGCGACGGCGGCCGCTGACAAGATCACGGAATTCGGAGGGGCGAAACATGGCCGTGCCTAATGGCATTGCTGGCTCACGGCAATTGACTCATGTGCGGCTTGCACGGCTCATGAGGACAACCGCTTCATGGAGCCCGGACTTGCTTTGTCGACGCCGCATTTTTTCGATTCCATCGAGCCGAAACCCAAAATGCTGGAACAGCTCAGCGAGAAGTTCGTCACTCGGCAGTGGCGCCCCGTAGAACTTGCTGTTGCCGATGACATACGCTAAGCGAGCGGCTCCAGAGCACACCGCGGCAACCTGCGAGGCATGCTGGTACATATCGTTAAAGTACTTGATCACATAGCTCTCCATCAGAGATCCGTTCGAGGGAACGCTTCGCCGATACGGCGCCAATAATTCGGCGATAAACGCGTTTGCGGGTTCGACGCCGTTCGCAAGAACCGACGTGGCCTTGCCCCAGGTACCACCGATCGCCTCCGTCTCGAGCGCTCCGACGCTGCGCGACTCGCTTAAGAAATTCATGAAGAAGAGATGAGGTCGAGTCTCTCGTGCATAACTAAAGCGATTAGGATAAGGGGGCGACGTGATGACCGCAGTTGGCTGTTGGCCTTTGATAACTTCGACCAATTGCTTGCTGTTTCCCCGAAATACATGAACGGCGGCAGAGGGCAGGCCCGCGACGGCCCGCAGATCCGCGATCATTTCTTCCAGTTTGTCAGACAGCACTTGGCAGACATCGACTTTCGGCATCGGCTCGTCGGCGAAGGTAAGTGAGACATGATTGTGCTTGGCGTTACTTACCGGAATCAGGATCGCCAGAACTCCCATGCGCAGCAGGTCGAAATCAAACGATTCTTCCTTCATATCCAGAAGCAGTCGGCGAAGGCAAACGAGTTGCATCAGATTAGCGGGCGACCACCAACGCTCGACGTTTTTTATTGGCGGGACGAAGTTGGCGTTGCCGCTCAGGTAGGCAGCCGCTTGTCCCTCATCAGGAACTTCATCAAGGTGCGCGCGATACCGCTGGACAAATGACGCGAAATAGGTCGCAGTGGCCTCTGGGTCGCGGTACGTACGGTTTTTTACCGTGCTGACGAAATGCAAATATGGGTTGATTTCAACGCTGAATGCCGGGATACTACGATATTTCATGGTGAGCGGCACGGTACCGACTCCACTGAATGGATCGAGCACCAAGTCATCCGTCCCGAGGCGAAAATGGGTCGCAATGTCGTCGGCGAGCTGTGGCGAGAAACTTGCTGTTAGGCGATACCAGCGATGAATCGGCCGGCCGAGCTTGCCCTGAAACGTGACGGCCTTAACCGAACGGTTGCGAAACCGCTCCGAAGCGCCGATATCGAAAAGAGTTCGCTGCTGCGTCATTTCGTCAAGTTCCGCAAAACCTTTATGACCGGTTGACGAAACAGTTCTTTGTTGCGCCGCAAAAAGTCATAGTAGTCAAAGCCAGATAATTCCCTGATCAACTCGTCCCGCCAGATAGGGCGGCGGCGATGTATTCAGCGGAGTCTAAGCCGAAAATGCTGAAGACCGGATCTTGCTCGAATCGGCGAAGCAACGCGTACTTTGCCTTGCCTGCCTTTTTCACCGGTCCAGGAATATAGCTGTCCAGTTTGGCCAAATGCTGGAGCGTGATATCAAACAACGTTTGTTCGAGCGGTGACCTGATATCCGGTGCAGCAACTTTTTTTGGCATCTCCCACGCCTCGCCTCGATCGCGTTGGATAGATGCGGCTATTTTAACTTCGCACAAATCGCCTCGGCCATCTCGCGCGTGCCGACGGCCGTGGGATCGTCGCGGTGCGGCTTCAAGTCGTAGGTCACGTGCTTGCCTTCGACGATCACGTCGGCCACAGCCTTTTCCAGCCGGTCGGCCGCGTCGGTCTCGCCCAAGTGCCGCAACATCAGCATGCCCGACAGGATGAGCGCGGTCGGATTGACCTTGTTCTGTCCCTTGTACTTTGGCGCGCTGCCGTGGGTCGCTTCGAACACGGCGCCCTCGGGTCCGATGTTCGCCCCAGGGGCCACGCCAAGCCCGCCGACCAGTCCGGCCGCCAGGTCGCTGAGAATGTCGCCATAGAGGTTTTCCAGCACCAGCACATCGTACAGTTCCGGCTTCTGCACCAACTGCATGCACATGTTGTCGACGATGCGGTCTTCGAACTCGACCGCCGGATACTCGGTGGCGACCTTCCGCGCCACCTCCAGCCAGAGGCCGTCGGTGTGCTTCATGATGTTCGCCTTGTGGACGCAGGTCACTTTCTTGCGGCCGTTGGCCTTGGCGTAGTCGAAGGCGCAACGCACGATCCGCTCGCTGCCCGACACGCTGATCGGCTTGATCGAGATGCCGGTCTCCTGCGGGCCGGTCTTCACTTTGCGGTCGGGCGAAATCTGGTTGATGAAGTCGATCAGCTTGGCGGTTTCGGGCTTGCCGCGCTCGAACTCGATGCCGGCGTATAGGTCTTCGGTGTTCTCGCGGACGATCACCAGATCGACCGGCACGCCGTCGAAGAAGGTCCGCACTCCCTTGTACTGCTTGCAGGGCCGGATGCAGGCATATAGTCCCAGGGCCTGCCGCAAATGCACGTTGATGCTGCGAAAGCCGGTGCCGACGGGCGTGGTGATGGGGGCCTTCAGGGCACAGCGAGTGCGGCGGACGCTTTCCATGACGGCGTCGGGCAGGGGCGTGCCGGTGCGGGCCATAACATCGACGCCGGCCTCCTGGACATCCCATTTGACTTTGACGCCGGTGGCGTCGATCGAGCGTCGGGCGGCGTCGGCCAGTTCCGGGCCGGTGCCGTCGCCCATGATAAGCGTCACTTCGTGGGCCATGAGAACCTCTTTGCATAACGGTCGTTGGATAAGTTCGCAAACTAACAGATGCCGCGGCATGAGCCAAGGGGCCATCCGTCGCGCAGGGTGTGAAACCGCGGCGCCCCGGTACGAGTCGGCATCTTACGCGCCGGCCGCCAGGGCCAGCGCGCCGTACACGACCATCTCTTCGCCCAGCTTGGCGGGCAAGATTCGAAAGGTGCCGCCCAGCGGCGGAAAGACGTAGCGATCGACCGCCGCGCGCAGCGGCTTGAAGAACTGCTCTTCGCCAATCAGCGACACGCCGCCGCCCACGACCACCACCGCCGGCGAAACCAGCGTGACGACCTGAGCGATGGCCCAGCCCAGCGCCTGGCAAGCATGGTGCAAAACGTCGCGGGCCACCAGATTCTTTTCGCAGGCCGCTTCGCCTACGATCTTGGCCGTCAACGCTTCCGGCTCGCGGTCGCAACGACGCAAAAGATCGGCGGTATGTTCTTCCAGCACGGCTTCGGTCTCGATCAAGTGCTGTCGCACCATTTCGGGTTTCAGCGGCCGCGAACCACCGCGGAACGCGCCGAGTTGGTGCGAGATCGGACCACCCAAATAGGCCTGGGCCGCGGCGGCAATGCCCCAGCCGCTGGCCAGCGACTCGACCGTTTGATCGGAACGGTCGGCGTGCAGGCCCGGCCGAAGGTGGCCGATTTCCGCCGCGGCGGGTCCGTGGCCATGATACGGCTTGCCGTCAATCACCAGTCCGCCACCGATGCCCGTGCCCACCGTCACATAAAATACCGGGCTTTGGCCCTGGGCGGCCCCGAAACGCGCTTCGGCCAGGCCGGCCAGGTCGGCGTCGTTGCCGAGCACGGCCGGCACGCCCAGCGCGTCCTTGGTCCAGGCGGCGAGCGGAAAGTCGTCCCAGCCCTCGACGTGATGGCTCTTGATGACCCTGCCCCGCGCCGCGTCCACCGGCCCACCAAAGCCGTAACCGACCCGCTTCACCCGGTGCTTCTTGACGAGTTCGCCGCCGGCCCGCGCGATTTGATCGCGAATGCCCGCCGCGCCGTTGGCTGGCGTCACATCCAAGCGGCGCATCTCGGCCAGCGTGGGCGAATCGCCTGGGCCGACGCCAAGCTGCAGCTTTGTGCCTCCGATTTCAATTCCCAAGAACATCGCCGTGCTCGAGGCGTGCGAGATGGCAGGTTAGCGCGCAGCCAGCGCCTCGGCGTGGCGCCCTTCCTGATTGATCCGGGCAAAAACGTCGTTCAGCACCCAATGGAACAGCGCCAGGTGGATGCTTTCGACCATTCCCATGTCGTCGAGCGGCACGTGCAGACCCGCCTGCTGCATCTGTTTGAGCTTGCCGCCCTTGAAGCCGGTGAGACCGAAAGTCCGCAGTCCGTGACGGTTGGCCCAATCCACGGCCTTGAGCACGTTGGCACTGTTGCCCGAACCGCTAATGCCGATCGCCAGGTCTCCGGGCCGGCCATAGTTCATGAGTTGCTGGACGAAAATCTGGTCGTAACCGCAGTCGTTGCCCACGGCCAGGATCCAACCCAAATTGTCGGTCAGGCTCATGATCTTGAGCCGTTGCTTGCTTTCGTCCTGCAAATCGCACTCGCGAAGCGAGCTTTTGCCTAGGTCTTCGCTGATGTGCGTGGCCGTGGTGCCGGAACCGCCGTTGCCGAAGACATAGACGAACTTGTCCTGCTCCCAGGCTTCGAAGATCCAGTCGGCCATCTGCTGAATTTCGCTGTGGTCGACGCGGTCGATTTCTTCGTGCAGCCGGGCGAGGTATTTTGGGATGTCAAGTTTGGCGCCAAGCATGGCGGCAGGGTCTCCGGGATATATAGGGAAAGGTGCCATGATTGTAGCGTATGCAGGCGGCGCGTTCCAAGTGCTCCGTCATCGTCCCTTGACGGATCGGTCGCAACAGCAGCGACGCTGGCTGGTGGCCGGGGCATCGCTTGGCCACACAGCGTATCGTGAAGGGTCGTGGTAGTAACGGCCAAGCTCTGCCCCAGCCACCGCCTGTCATCCATCAATTGACGAGCGGTCGAGTACTACTCCGTCGGCAGCGGCACGCTGCCCGTAACGCCGTAGAGGGCCAGGCCGTAGCGACTGATCGCGGGACTTTGCAAACACCTTCCATACGACGGGGCTTCAATGCCGGCCTCCGCGGCGAGCGACGCAAGCTCTCGCCGGGGCAAGGGACCGTGCTCGATCAGCAGGCGGACGATCTCTCGCTCATGTCCTTGCAGAACGTCGAGCGGGTTTTCGGGATGACGTGCCATGATGAATTTTCCGGCAACGCGCCACCCGGGCTGACGACGGCAATAGTCCAAGAGCTGTGCCCGTGTCAGAGCCTGACCCGGATAACGGTCGTCGTGCTGCAGGGCCAGCCAAAGCACGTCTGCGGAAATGCGGGGACAGACCGCCAACACCTTGCGGATCCGGTTCCAGAGCACGTTGGGCCGCGACCAACGCAACGAAAACGTGCCTTCCGATTCGTCGAGCCAATAGAAGCCTTCGAGGGACCGCAGGGCGTACATCACCGCCGAAGGCGAGAGGCCCGCCGCGGCCGGAGTGTCCGTTGCCCGTTTGACCGTCGTCAAGCCGACCGTCGTGACGAGCTGCCGCGCGCGAGACTGCAACTGCAAAATACTCCCCAACTCCGCTTCGGAGACCACGGAGCGCCGTTCTCCGTGGCCGTGGATCACGAAGCCCGGTTCGCGCCCCATAAGCGTCGCCAGCTCTCGAATTCCCGCGACGGGTACACGGCCCTTGGTCAGCCGCGAGCGGGCCAATCGCCGCTCGACCTCCGCCAGCGGGGCCGGCAGGTCGGCCCGCACGATTTCCAGCGCTCGATCGAGCGTGGGAGCAAACGGTGCTGGTCCGCCCGACCGCGGTAGCCAACGGCAAAACACCTGGCGAACGCGCTCGTACGTGATGTCGAACTGCTTGCCCACGCTGGTATTGGTCGCCCGGCGGTTGCCCTGCCATTTCAAGCAGGCTGCGACCACTTGGCGGTCGCGTTGAGACCGGCCGGCGGCCAGGATGTCGACCAACTCGTCTTCCAACTTGGCGCCGTCCAGCGTTTGGACCTCCTCGCAGAGCGACAGCAATGCGGCGGTCGAGGGTCCGCTCAATCGGCCGTCGCGCAGCGCGTCGAGAGCCGCGCCCAAGGTCGTCGCATCGTGGACCGCGGCCCGGAATTGGCGGCCCACCCGCGGATCGGCAGGGGCGATCGCCAAGGCGCCGGGAAGCGCGGACATGCTGGCCGTCACATTTCGGATTCGCTTCGAGACGGCTCCGTCGCGTGCCGCGGCGGGCAGCTTCCGGCTTCGCGCCGCCGGCGACTTGCCTGAGCCGTCCTGTTGGCGTCGCTTGGAATCGGCCGGCGCGCTTGCTTCCAACGACACCAAAAGATCGACGAGACTCTTGAGGCCGAAGCCTTTGAGGTGCAACAATTCGCCAATCGTCACCCCCTCGGTGCCGGTCGTAAAGCGATGGATGCCGGCGCGGTCAAGGCAGTTGAACGTGCGGTTTTCAAGCTGCAGGTCGTCGATCGCGACGGTCCGAGGATGCGGCGAAACCGGGCGGCTCTCCAACGAGCGAACGAGCACGGGCCACCGGGCCGCCAGCTCGTGGAGCAGACTTCTCGCCAGGCGGCGGCGTGTACTTTCATCCTGTCGATTGGAATTCGTCGCCTTGAGGCCCTGAAAGCCCGGCACGCCCTCGTCCTGAAGGAATTCGTGTACCAGTCGGGGCACAATCGGTTGCCCTGGTCGAGGATAGCGAGAAATAGGCATGATGCTGGTGAATTTTACTGCAATTCGAACGAAGGTCCAAGTCCCAGTATAATCGACAAGACCAGCAAACTCACCCCACCTCTATCGGCTTTTCGGCATATCTGACCTGAAAGTGGACGGCGTCGGCGTCCCTCACGGCCGAAGATTATCATATTTGGTCATCGATAGATCGACGCGCGCGGACGCGCCGTGTGAGGGCGCGGTGGCTAACGGATCTTCACCAAGGGGGGCCAATGCGGAACTCGGTTGAACCGTTTGCTGCCAGCCGGCGTTTTACCGGCGCGATCGCCGGTTCGATCGTCGTCGGCTGCCTGGCAACACTCACGGGCTGGCTGATCGACAGCCCAATTTTGAAGAGCTTGCTGCCCGGACGGGTGGCGATGAATCCTTCCACCGCCTTGGCGCTGGTCGGCGCGGCCGTTTCCTTGGGTCTGACGGCAGCCGGACGTGCTCGGAATCTGGCGCGGCTGTCGGCCTCGGTGGTGGCCGCCCTCGGTGCGGCTTGCGTGGCCTGCTATTGGGCCGGCGTCGATTCGCGAATCGACCGCGTGCTGTTTGCTTCGGCGCTGGGCGACAACCGCATGGCCCCCAACACCGGGGTCTGCTTGTTCCTGGCCGGCACGGCGCTGCTGACGGTACCGCAGCCACGCGGTCGGCGAATCGCCGAGGCGTTAGGCTCGGCCCTGGCTTGCTGGTCGTTTTTGTCGGTCATCGGTTACCTCTTCGGATCGCGCTCCTTGTACGGCATCGGTGCGTATATCCCCATGGCCCTCAACACGGCCCTGCTGCTGCACCTGCTCGGGCTGGGAGTTGTACTGGCAGCCGGCCCGTCGTGGCTGGCATCGGTCATCGACACGAACACGCCCGGCGCGATCATCGCGCGGCGGCTGATGCCGGCGGCCGTGGCGGTGCCGTTGGTGTTCGGCTGGCTGCGGCTGAGGGGAGAGGCGGCGAAGCTTTACGACACCCAGTTTGGCGCGGCCCTGCTCGTAGTGGCGACGATTGTCGTATTGCTGAGCGTGGTCGTGTGGGCGGCGAAATCGGTCGATCGGGCGGTGGCCCACAGCGCCGCGGTGCAAGCGGCCTCACGCGCCCAAGAAATACAATACCGGCTGCTGGTCGCGGGCGTTCAGGACTACGCCATTTTCCTGCTCGACCCCGAGGGAAACGTCAGCACCTGGAACGAAGGCGCCCAACGCATCAAGAGATACAAGACCGCGGAGATCCTGGGGCGCCATTTCTCGCGTTTTTACCCGGCGGAAGACCTGGTGCATGGCAAGCCGTTGCGCGAGCTGGCCCAAGCGGTAAAGCAGGGCCGCGTGTGCGACGAAGGGTGGCGCGTGCGGGCCGACGGCACCAGGTTCTGGGCGAATACCGTGATTACCGCCATCTTCGACGACAACGGCAAGCTCACCGGCTTCTCCAAAATCACCCGCGACATGAGCGCCGAAAAAGACTACCAGCAGCGGCTGGCGGACCTGAACGACGATTTGGAGCGGCGCGTCGAGCTGCGCACCAGGGAACTGGCCGAAGCCAACCGCGATCTGGCGGAACAGAACCGCGAGAACGAGACGTTCGTTTACAGCGTGTCGCACGACCTGCGTTCGCCGCTGGTCAATTTGCAAGGTTTTAGCGCGGAGCTGGAGCTGACCTGCGGCGAGCTTGCCGAGACGCTGAGCGCCGCAGACGTGCCGGCGGCGGTGCGCGAGTGCGCCGCGAAACTGATCGATCCCGCAATGAAGGAGCCGATTCACTTTATCCGCACCGCCGTCACTCGGCTGAGCGCGATCATCGACGCCTTGCTGCGGCTGTCGCGCGCCGGCCGCGTCGAATTTCAGATCCGGGATGTGGATCTGAATGAAGTGGTGCAGCGCATCATCGACGCGATGCGCGCCACCCTGGCCGCGCGCGGCGCGGAGATCATCCTGCACCCCCTTCCGGCCGTTCGCGGCGACGCCACCGCTCTGGAGCAGGTGTTTGCCAACCTGATCGGCAATGCCGTCAACTACCTCGATCCGGCCCGGCAAGGGGAGATCGAAGTCGGCGTGTTCGAAGAGGCTCCCGCGACCGACAAGAACGGTCCGCCACTGTGGACCTGTTTCGTGCGCGACAGCGGTCTGGGGATTGCCGCCCCATGTCAAAACAAAGTGTTTCAGGCGTTTCAGCGGCTGCACCCGGCGGCGGCGCGGGGCGAGGGAATGGGGCTGACGATCGTGCGCCGGGTCGTCGAACGCCACGGTGGACGGATTTGGCTGGAATCCACCGAAAACGTGGGCAGCACGTT contains these protein-coding regions:
- a CDS encoding DNA-directed RNA polymerase subunit alpha C-terminal domain-containing protein, which encodes MPRLVHEFLQDEGVPGFQGLKATNSNRQDESTRRRLARSLLHELAARWPVLVRSLESRPVSPHPRTVAIDDLQLENRTFNCLDRAGIHRFTTGTEGVTIGELLHLKGFGLKSLVDLLVSLEASAPADSKRRQQDGSGKSPAARSRKLPAAARDGAVSKRIRNVTASMSALPGALAIAPADPRVGRQFRAAVHDATTLGAALDALRDGRLSGPSTAALLSLCEEVQTLDGAKLEDELVDILAAGRSQRDRQVVAACLKWQGNRRATNTSVGKQFDITYERVRQVFCRWLPRSGGPAPFAPTLDRALEIVRADLPAPLAEVERRLARSRLTKGRVPVAGIRELATLMGREPGFVIHGHGERRSVVSEAELGSILQLQSRARQLVTTVGLTTVKRATDTPAAAGLSPSAVMYALRSLEGFYWLDESEGTFSLRWSRPNVLWNRIRKVLAVCPRISADVLWLALQHDDRYPGQALTRAQLLDYCRRQPGWRVAGKFIMARHPENPLDVLQGHEREIVRLLIEHGPLPRRELASLAAEAGIEAPSYGRCLQSPAISRYGLALYGVTGSVPLPTE
- a CDS encoding DUF4214 domain-containing protein, translating into SATINWGDGSSSTGTVGDGVTPVDASMAGGYFTVAGSHTYAATGSYTFTVTISDTDGITTTAKGTIDLGQAPLLAVGVPVVVTSGLSIDGAIVAAFADAGGGDALTNYSATIDWGDGSSTSVGSVTGSGNSFIVTGSHTYAAGGDYELKVALADTDGSTANVTAHAFLDSPVASVVATAFQDVLHRAADDSGLSYWTQQIAGGLPPSQFASDLTHSAEFYATNVIDPAYQSYLGRGADAAGVAYWTSQMQQGLTDQEIEANFIASPEFYAHAGGTDAAWVNAMYQTVLGRPADSAGLNYWTNQLAGGASRSSVAMGFAASQEREAQTIQNDYFTYLGRTASPAEVNYWVAQFDQGSTNEDIVSAFIGSSEYFKVHS
- a CDS encoding ROK family protein, whose protein sequence is MFLGIEIGGTKLQLGVGPGDSPTLAEMRRLDVTPANGAAGIRDQIARAGGELVKKHRVKRVGYGFGGPVDAARGRVIKSHHVEGWDDFPLAAWTKDALGVPAVLGNDADLAGLAEARFGAAQGQSPVFYVTVGTGIGGGLVIDGKPYHGHGPAAAEIGHLRPGLHADRSDQTVESLASGWGIAAAAQAYLGGPISHQLGAFRGGSRPLKPEMVRQHLIETEAVLEEHTADLLRRCDREPEALTAKIVGEAACEKNLVARDVLHHACQALGWAIAQVVTLVSPAVVVVGGGVSLIGEEQFFKPLRAAVDRYVFPPLGGTFRILPAKLGEEMVVYGALALAAGA
- the lpxK gene encoding tetraacyldisaccharide 4'-kinase; the encoded protein is MPLGTAMFRPSEFRDLVSGRRRGIGAAAARMVLRGAEFGYAAAMRWRNYRFNRGRLPIERVGVPVISVGNVTLGGTGKTPMVEWLARWYRARGVRVAIVSRGYGAEQGAANDEALELEQRLPDVPHVQNRDRVAGAKMAIEEFESQLILLDDGFQHRRLARDLDIVLIDALEPFGFDHVFPRGTLREPLAGLARADIVALSRADVVDAAERETIAHRVRRYAPKAAWLELTHRPRRFVGAGGDEQPLEGLAGKRIAAFCGIGNAVGFLHTLSSVGANVVALQEFPDHHAYTRDDVEALGQWTKSLAVEAVVCTAKDLVKLRLTQIGCRPLWALAIELDIISGRDALDRRLAEFVAS
- a CDS encoding ATP-binding protein, with the protein product MRNSVEPFAASRRFTGAIAGSIVVGCLATLTGWLIDSPILKSLLPGRVAMNPSTALALVGAAVSLGLTAAGRARNLARLSASVVAALGAACVACYWAGVDSRIDRVLFASALGDNRMAPNTGVCLFLAGTALLTVPQPRGRRIAEALGSALACWSFLSVIGYLFGSRSLYGIGAYIPMALNTALLLHLLGLGVVLAAGPSWLASVIDTNTPGAIIARRLMPAAVAVPLVFGWLRLRGEAAKLYDTQFGAALLVVATIVVLLSVVVWAAKSVDRAVAHSAAVQAASRAQEIQYRLLVAGVQDYAIFLLDPEGNVSTWNEGAQRIKRYKTAEILGRHFSRFYPAEDLVHGKPLRELAQAVKQGRVCDEGWRVRADGTRFWANTVITAIFDDNGKLTGFSKITRDMSAEKDYQQRLADLNDDLERRVELRTRELAEANRDLAEQNRENETFVYSVSHDLRSPLVNLQGFSAELELTCGELAETLSAADVPAAVRECAAKLIDPAMKEPIHFIRTAVTRLSAIIDALLRLSRAGRVEFQIRDVDLNEVVQRIIDAMRATLAARGAEIILHPLPAVRGDATALEQVFANLIGNAVNYLDPARQGEIEVGVFEEAPATDKNGPPLWTCFVRDSGLGIAAPCQNKVFQAFQRLHPAAARGEGMGLTIVRRVVERHGGRIWLESTENVGSTFFVSLPAADASGRNPTSQAGRGAPASESAGQTMKATRQEGLCHAH
- a CDS encoding SIS domain-containing protein; the protein is MLGAKLDIPKYLARLHEEIDRVDHSEIQQMADWIFEAWEQDKFVYVFGNGGSGTTATHISEDLGKSSLRECDLQDESKQRLKIMSLTDNLGWILAVGNDCGYDQIFVQQLMNYGRPGDLAIGISGSGNSANVLKAVDWANRHGLRTFGLTGFKGGKLKQMQQAGLHVPLDDMGMVESIHLALFHWVLNDVFARINQEGRHAEALAAR
- a CDS encoding isocitrate/isopropylmalate dehydrogenase family protein gives rise to the protein MAHEVTLIMGDGTGPELADAARRSIDATGVKVKWDVQEAGVDVMARTGTPLPDAVMESVRRTRCALKAPITTPVGTGFRSINVHLRQALGLYACIRPCKQYKGVRTFFDGVPVDLVIVRENTEDLYAGIEFERGKPETAKLIDFINQISPDRKVKTGPQETGISIKPISVSGSERIVRCAFDYAKANGRKKVTCVHKANIMKHTDGLWLEVARKVATEYPAVEFEDRIVDNMCMQLVQKPELYDVLVLENLYGDILSDLAAGLVGGLGVAPGANIGPEGAVFEATHGSAPKYKGQNKVNPTALILSGMLMLRHLGETDAADRLEKAVADVIVEGKHVTYDLKPHRDDPTAVGTREMAEAICAKLK